In Pseudomonas fluorescens, one genomic interval encodes:
- a CDS encoding restriction endonuclease, with protein sequence MIYQCNGCNKTTFETACPWCNSSQVSPSAELRVQHLTPLDPSFYPDFQYQSKGLIKDFLGKKKEQAQLNDLLNNVLRKYAQLKQPYFTNFIHTTRETASGSSDVGVPGPRFDGVYTERELFREVLIRKGFDELEGQPSLLDKLLLTTAFNSVYLGFSRELSRHIKTDLTETLRSWIEEAGTTFRSDLALFYYYLWENDVSYPSIQFTPQAGTTASVPLLPLAEFRKGLGWCESIYFHILVERLGSQLEHFNPNRFITMYLVDAMDGFQFEAFLVEIFQTIGFDVKETKKTADQGADLFVSRFGKNMVIQAKNYTGSVGNAAVQQAISAKAFYACDEAMVVTNSYYTKSAKELAGTAGVRLVDREGLQNYLDDYNQKLIEVFQAEAEES encoded by the coding sequence ATGATTTACCAATGCAACGGATGCAATAAGACGACATTTGAAACCGCGTGCCCATGGTGCAACAGCTCACAGGTCTCTCCCTCGGCTGAATTGCGCGTTCAGCATCTTACTCCCCTTGATCCTTCGTTCTATCCCGATTTTCAGTACCAATCCAAAGGACTCATCAAGGATTTTCTGGGGAAAAAGAAAGAACAGGCGCAGTTGAACGATCTGCTCAACAACGTTTTGAGAAAGTACGCGCAACTCAAGCAGCCGTACTTTACGAACTTTATACATACCACTCGTGAGACTGCTTCTGGTAGCTCTGATGTTGGCGTGCCCGGCCCCAGGTTCGATGGGGTGTACACCGAACGCGAGCTGTTTCGTGAGGTTCTTATTCGCAAGGGGTTTGATGAGCTTGAGGGGCAACCTTCGCTTTTGGACAAATTGCTTCTGACCACTGCGTTCAACTCTGTCTATCTCGGCTTTTCCAGAGAACTCAGCCGGCACATCAAAACGGATCTGACAGAGACTCTCCGCTCCTGGATCGAGGAGGCAGGGACAACCTTTCGATCCGACCTCGCTCTATTTTACTACTATCTCTGGGAAAACGACGTTTCGTACCCAAGCATTCAATTTACCCCTCAGGCAGGAACGACGGCCAGTGTTCCACTACTACCACTAGCCGAATTCCGTAAGGGTCTCGGTTGGTGTGAAAGCATCTACTTCCACATTCTGGTGGAGCGCCTTGGGAGTCAGCTCGAGCACTTCAATCCGAATCGATTCATCACGATGTATCTCGTGGATGCTATGGACGGCTTTCAGTTTGAGGCATTCCTGGTCGAGATTTTCCAAACTATCGGGTTTGACGTGAAGGAAACAAAAAAGACTGCTGATCAGGGCGCCGATCTTTTTGTCAGTCGGTTCGGCAAAAACATGGTAATCCAGGCCAAAAATTACACGGGCTCTGTTGGGAATGCCGCAGTGCAGCAAGCAATCTCTGCCAAAGCGTTCTATGCGTGTGACGAGGCTATGGTGGTTACCAATTCCTACTACACAAAGTCCGCGAAAGAGTTGGCCGGTACTGCTGGAGTGCGATTAGTCGATCGTGAGGGCTTGCAGAATTACCTTGATGATTACAACCAGAAGCTCATTGAGGTGTTTCAAGCAGAGGCTGAGGAAAGTTAG